The stretch of DNA CTGTGAGACTTGCCAACGACAGCATTGCCAGCAACAAGACCTGTACTATTCGATTCATGAGCGTATTCGATTTTAAAAAAGAACTTTGGGCTTTTGCCGAAAGCTATCAAATAAAGTGCCAAAATTAAACAACCCCTTTAAAAAGGCATAGCGAGTTGATTTTCAGCTTATAAATATGCCTGGTTTTACCGAAACCGAATCTCTATGACCTGCGCGTAGTTCTAAACAAAAGTTTTCGATACCGGTCAGACGTATCAATCTCAGAAAGTCATTACGTTTGAGTATGCGTGCTAATCAGCTTTCATCAGCCAGCACACCCGGTTCGTTTCACCCGTAACCCGAAACCGGTGTCCAATCCGTCGACCAACCACCCAGGCGATGTCTCCGCCCGATAACAGCACCGCCGTTTGTTCGCGCTCGGAGCGGCTGATTTTCAGATCGTTCAGCAAATCGCTAACGAGTTTGGTGCCGCTCAGGCCCAGCGGTCGGAAGCGGTCGCCCTGCCGCCACGGGCGAATGATGATGGGGAACGTTAGCCGGTCGGCGTCCAGACAGGCTAAGGCGGCATCGGCGGGCGGGCGAAAATCGTCGGGTTTATCGAAACAGGATACGGTAAGCTGAAATTGCCCGGCTACATCGATTGGTGTGTCGGGCCACTCGGTCAGCACCAGTTCATAATCGGCAGCAACAGGCAGCGGTTCGAGCAACAGTCCGGCGCGTTCGTGCGTAATTCGATGCGTAGCCGACAGAAACGCCTGCCCGCTTTGCCGACTCAGCGCGTTCAGCATCTGGGCAACCGGCTCCGGCCCAAAACCATAAGGCCGCAACCACTCGGCCAGCCGAAAGCCCGGCTCCGGTAGCGTCAGCAACGCATCGGCGGGAATGAAAATAGCGTCGTTTTGTTTTGTAACCAGCGCATGCCACGACCGGGCAAGTTCGGTTTGCACCAGCACTTCAGCCGCCCGAAGCCGCTCAACGGTTCGCGGCAGGGTATCGGTCAGCAAGCCTGGGTTAAGGTCTGTCAACACTGGCACCACCTGATGCCGAATGCGATTGCGGGCATATTTGTCTTCGGCATTGGAACTGTCTTCTCTATGAACAAGGCCGGTTTGTTGCGCATAAACAGCCAGGTCGTTGCGGGTGGCAAAGAGCAGTGGGCGAACTACGGGGCCGCTGCGGGGCAAGATGCCGTGCAGACCGGCCAGCCCGGTGCCGCGTGTCAGATTCAGCAGCAGCGTTTCGAACACGTCGTTCTGATGATGGGCCGTTGCCACCCAGGCGTAACCGTGTTCGCGAAGCAACGCCGTAAACCAGTTATAGCGCAATTCACGAGCGGCCATCTGAATCGAAATACCCCGTTCGGCAGCCACCGTAGCCGTATCGAAGCGGGTCAGGTGAAACGGAACCCCGTAGCGGTCGGCTATGTTTTGAACAAAAACGGCATCGGCATCCGACTCGTCCCCGCGTAGCCCGAAGTTGACGTGCGCTATGGCAAACGGCTGGTGAATGGCTCCAAATAGGTCGGTCATCACAACCGAGTCTACTCCACCGCTTACGGCCAGTAGTACGCAATCGGTGGGCGCGAAAAGCTTTTGTTCGTTAATATATCCTAAAAAACGGTCTGTCAACATCCGGCACCGGCCCAAAGCCGTAGTTTTGTTATCATGGTTCGCTCGCTTACCCGCCTGTTTGGGTGTTTTGGTTTATTGGTTCTGCTGCTATCGCCCGGCGCACGGGCGCAGGTGGGCGGTATGCCCGGTCGTTCGGGAGCGGCTGACAAAGTCGAACTGCTGTCCGGAGCCGACAGTTTAGTGGGCATTACGGTGCCGGGGCAAGTGGTTCGTAAAATTTACAATAACGTTCGATTTCGGCAAAAAGGTGTGCTGATGTTCTGCGACCTCGCCATCCAGAACGTAACGACCAACGTTATCGAAGCGTATGGCAACGTGCGGCTCGTGCAGGGCGACACCATCAGCGTTCGGAGCGACACCATGTTTTATTACGGGAACACCCGACAGGCCAACCTGCGTGGACGCGTGACCATGCGCGACCGCAAAATGACACTGACAACCTCACAACTCGACTACGACATGCTTTCGGGCATGGCCTATTATCCTAAACCGGGCCGCATTGTCGATAAGGAAAACGTACTGACCAGTCGCGAAGGATATTATGACACCCGTATCAAGCAGTTTATTTTCCGACAGAACGTTCGGCTCGTGAACACCAAAGGTACGCTTACCGCCGATTCGCTGCTGTATAATTCCAACACCCGTATCGCCACGTTTCAGGGGCCAACCCGCATTACCAACAAAGATGGCGTACTCACGTCTGTTGCAGGGCAGTATAACACAACAACCGGCATCTCAAATTTTCAGCGACGGGCCACGGTCGAAACGCCCAAATACCGGCTCACCGGCGACTCGCTCTATTACGACAACACCACCGAACTCGGCATTGCGAAGGGCAATGTGCTCATGGTTGCCAAAGATCGGAAAGCCATTATTTTGGGCGATCATGTTCGATACAACGGCAAAAATGGCATTTCGCGCGTAACGGGCCATGCCGTTGCCAAGAGCCTTGCCAACGAAACTACCAACGACACGCTCTATTTAAGAGCCGATACGCTGTTTTCGTTTGACAACAAGGTAAACAACACGCGCCGGTTTCTGGCGCAGAAAAACGTGTTTGTGTTCAAGTCGGACCTGCAAAGCAAATGCGACTCGCTAATTTACAGCACCGCCGACTCTACCATTTACTTCTACAAAAAGCCGATTGTCTGGAGCCAGAATAAGTACCAGATGGAGGCAGATTCAATGCGTGCTTTGTTGAAAAATAACGTTATCAACACCATGTTCATGAAGGGCAAATCGTTCGTGATTTCGCTCGACACGCTTAAGAATTTCAACCAGATCAAAGGTCGCACCATTACGGCCTATTTTAGCACGAAAATTGCTTCTGTTACAACGGTAACGCCTACTGCTCAGGCCACAAAGACTGGCATTCAGTCGACAAAACAGACCCGGCCAGCCAGTGTAAGCACGTCGGCAGCGTCGTTGGCGAAGGTTGTCTCAAATCGAGCAACAAAACCCGTGTCTGTGACCGTGACGCAGCAGGAAAAAACCACCATCGACCGCGTGATTGTGGAAGGGAACGGGCAGAGTATTTATTACGCCGTCGACGAAAAGAACCGAATGATTGGCCTGAATCACGTAGAATGTAGTCGGATGAACATCGAGTTCAATGATACAAAAGTGGGGCAGATTCGATTCTATGGGCAACCCGACGCGCAGTTGGTGCCGCCGAGCGAGATTACCGACGACATCAAACAGTTGGATGGGTTCAGGTGGCGCGACGCAGAAAAGCCGACGAAAGGGCAGGTGTTGTGGGTAGAAACGCCCCCCGCAGAGCAGGCTGGCAATAAGAATTCGATTAAAATTAAGCCAAAACCCAAACCTTTACCTAAAAAACTGGTTCCGAAACTAAATACGTAGGGATTTTAACAATATTTTAAACCCTCCCCCGTTGACTTTGTCTTATTCCGTGAATACGTTTGTGGTGAATAAAAGTGCAATTGACGTAGGCTTTCATGAAACAAATTATACTTGTTGGTATGTTGGTTGGTTTGCTCTCCGCAGCCATTCCGCTTCGGGCGCAGGTTGCCCAGCGGGATTCAGACGCCCGCAAGGGTAGTCGGCTGGAGCTGGGCCGTACCACGCCAAACCGTAAAACAAACACCGCTACGCTCCCCGGTACGCGCTTCACGCTCGTACCCAAGCCATCGGAAGCGGGCCTTGACCGGGGCGTTAACCTCCGCAAAAACGCTCCGATAAACGAGCATTACCGTACCCTGCTGGTAGCGCGTCCGGCTGCAAAGTCGGCGTCGCGCACATCGGCCAGTCCCGATGTAACGCCGGTTGTTTCGGCAGAGCGTAATTCGGCACCAGCTGTAGAAGGCAAAGCAGAAGACCGGTTGTTTGCCAACGAAAAAATCTGGGTATCGAACGTTTATCCAAATCCTGCCGACGATGTAGCTGAAGTTGATTATCAGTTCAGCAACGGGGCTTCTGGCGATGCCCGGTTAGTGTTGCTGAACGTGCTGGGGTCGCCCGTAGCAGAGTATGTACTGGACCGAAGCGACCGCAAAGCCCGGCTCGTCACGCGTGACTTATCGACGGGCTATTATTTGTATCAGCTTTCGGTCGATGGCCGCAAAGTAGCGACCAAACGGCTATTGGTTCGGCATCAATAATTAACAGTTCTTAACACGAAGCCTGCCGGGCTTTGGTACTATACGGGCTGCGCCGTCGTTAAAACGGTGTAGCCCTCTATTTTTTTTGTATCTTTGTGCGGTATGCAACAGTGTCATTTTGTTAAAGTTCTGCTGGGAACGTGGGTTGTGTTTGTGCTGGGATCGTGTAGTCCGTTCTCCAAATTGCAGAAGAGCGGAACCGACGACGAGAAGTACAAAGGTGCCCTTGAGTACTATAAAAAAGAAGACTGGTATCGGGCTGGTGTGCTGTTTGAAGAACTGATTCCGGTATTGAAAGGCAGTAACGAGTCGGAAATGGCTCAGTTTTATTATGCCTACACGCAGTATCATCAGCAACAGTATCTGCTAGGTGCTACACTGTTCAAGAAGTTTTATGAAACCTTCGCCCGCAGTGAATACGCGCAGGAATCCATGTACATGTATGCCCTGTCGTTGTATAAAGATACGCCCCAGTTCAACCTCGACCAGTCGAATACGTTAACCGCTACGGCGGCCTTGCAGGATTTCGTAAACGCCTATCCCGACAGCAAATACAAAGACGAATGCACGAGCATGATTCTGGATTTGCGCAAAAAGTTAGAGCGAAAAGCCTACGAGAAGGCTAAATTGTATTACAAAACCAGCGGTTTCAACATTGCATCCTACAAATCGTCGGTTATTGCGATCAATAACTTTCAGCGCGAATTTCCAGATTCGGAATACAACGAAGAATTGGCCTTCTTAAAGGTTGATGCTGAGTTTAGTCTGGCTCAAAATAGCCTTGAGACGAAGCAAAAGGAACGATATTTAGAAGCAATCGGTTATCACCAATTGTTCGTGGACAAATATCCGAACAGCAAATTTCTGAAAGAGTCAGAAAAAATGTATGAAATCAGTCAGCGTGAAATCGAGCGACTGGTTAAACTCGAGCAAGAGCGCGAGCAGGAAAAACAAAAAGCAAAAACGGCTGATCCCAACCGCCCCGCGAAGGTAACGGCAGCAAACTAATTCAGTGAACATATGGCAACCAACCAATCGATCATTACCCGCGACAACGACAAGATTGCCGCTCAAACCGGCAACCTCTACGAATCGGTATCAATTATCTCGAAACGTGCTCGTCAGATTTCGACCAAGAACAAGGAAGAACTGAGCAACAAACTGTCTGAGTTTGTGTCGGCGGTTGATAACCTTGAAGAAGTGTTTGAAAATCGTGAACAGATCGAAATTTCGAAATTCTACGAGCGGATGCCGAAGCCAACGTCGACGGCTACCGATGAGTTTCTGGAAGGCAAAGTCTACTGGCGTTATAACGACGAAGATCCACAGGTATAAGTGGGTCTATCGATGTTGATATAGTTAGCCGCACGGTATATTCGCCGTGCGGTTTTTTGGTTTAATCTTCGTTCGTTCAATGACCGGCAAACGCATTCTCCTCGGCATAACGGGTAGCATATCAGCTTATAAATCAGCACTATTGACCCGATTGTTAATCAAAGCCGGGGCTGAGGTTCAGGTAATTATGACCGAGTCGGCGCAGGCATTCATTACACCCCTCACCTTAGGTACGCTGTCGAAACGGCCCGTGCTGACCAGATTTGTGAGCGACGAAGCCGCCGGTACATGGAATAACCACGTTGAGTTAGGTTTGTGGGCCGACGCGTTCATAATTGCCCCGGCCTCGGCGCATACGCTGGCCCGCTGCGCCCACGGCCTGTGCGACGATCTGCTGTCGGCGGTGTATCTATCGGCCAAATGTCCGGTGTTTTTTGCCCCGGCAATGGACCTCGATATGTACCGTCACCCCACAACAGTCGAGAATTTGCGCCGACTCGAATCCTTTGGCAACCACATCATTCGGGCCGAGTTTGGCGAACTGGCAAGCGGCCTGGTAGGCGAAGGGCGACTGGCCGAACCCGAAACCATCGTCCAAACCCTCGAAACGTTCTGGTCAATAGACAAGCCGGAAAACCCTTCCAGCCCTGCCCCTTACCCCCTACCCCTGCTGAATAAGCGTGTTTTGGTAACAGCCGGACCAACGCAGGAGGCCATTGACCCGGTGCGGTACATTAGTAATCATTCCACGGGCAAAATGGGTTATGCCATTGCCGGGGCGCTTGCGCAGGCCGGTGCTGATGTTACGCTCGTGAGCGGCCCCACGGCCCTCCCCCTGCCCCACCCGACTATCCGCCGTGTGGATGTGCTATCAGCGCGGCAGATGTTTGAAGCTGCACAGGTCGCTTTTACCGAGGCCGACGTGGTGGTACTGAGTGCCGCCGTAGCCGACTACACGCCGGCCCATCCTGCCGACCGCAAGATTAAAAAGAAGGAAGATACGTTTTCGATTGAATTGACGAAAACTACCGACATTGCCGCTACCCTGGGGGCTATGAAACGCGACGGGCAACTTATCATGGGCTTCGCGCTCGAAACCGACAACGAACGCGAAAACGCGCTTAAAAAGCTGTACGCCAAGCAATTCGATTGGATTGTACTGAACTCCCTACGCGACGCCGGGGCCGGTTTCGGGCACGATACCAATAAAATTACCGTTATTGACAAAGACGAGCAAACCTACGAATTTGCACTCAAGTCGAAGATTGAACTGGCACAGGATTTGGTTAATCTTGTAACGCAAAAACTGGCTTCTGCCTGACTCGTTTCTATGAGAATTGTACATATTTTCTTACTATTAATTGGCTTCGTCGGGTCGGTGCGGGCGCAGGAGCTGAATTGCCAGGTCACAATAAACTCCGATCAGCTATTTGCCCAGCAAAAGACTGATTTTTCGTACATGGATCAGTTGAAAGGGATCATCACTGAATTCATGAATACCCGGCGCTGGAGCAACGATCAGTTTGCTACTTCCGAGCGGATTAACTGTTCGCTGAATATCAACCTGATCAAGTCATTACAACAGGGCGCATTTGAAGCTACGGCGCAAATTGTGGTCACGCGGCCTGTGTATGGCTCCAACTATGAGAGTACTATCTTCAGTTACGTAGACCGAAATTTCAACTTCGTTTACCTACCAACTACGCCTGTTTTTTTTCGTGAGAACCAGTTTTCCGACGACCTGACTTCGTTACTGGCCTTCTATGCCAACGTAATTTTAGCCGTTGACTACGACACGTTCAGCAAGCAGGGTGGCAACCTGTTTATTCAACGAGCCTACGCCATTACAAATCTGGCTCAGCAGGGTTCGCCGAATCCGGCGTGGCAGGCAGGCGGTGATCGGCGAAGCCGGTACTGGCTTATCGAAAATTTGCAGAATCAGCAACTACTGCCATTCCGCGATGGCATGTACGCGTATCACCGACAGGGGTTGGACGTGTTTGCGGCTAACCCCGTACAGGTTCGAAAACAAACCCTCGACCTGCTCGCTACTATCCGCACTATTGGCCTGCAACTACCTGTTTCGGTGGTGATTAACTCGTTTTTTGATGCGAAAGCGCAGGAACTGTATAACATCCTGGCCGAAGGTACACCCACCGAACGGAAACGAGCCTTCGACCTCCTCTCGTTTTTAGACCCCGCCAAAACCGAGCTGTACCGAAAACTGATAACCACGGGGCAGTAAACGTTCTCCGTCTTCTATGGAGAACATACGGCGTTGCAATAAAAAATCAGAACCGAGTATCCGCCCTCGTTGTTAGCTTTGTAAGGAATCTGCTGTATGCTATCGCATCTATTGATAAAAAACTACGCCCTCATCGACGAACTCGAACTCGCCCCTGACCGTCAGCTCAACATTATTACGGGCGAAACTGGCGCAGGAAAGTCGATTATGCTGGGAGCTATTGGGCTACTGCTGGGTAATCGGGCCGACACGCGGGTGTTGTATAATCCCGAAAAAAAGTGCGTCATCGAAGGGTCGTTCGGCGTTTCAGGTTACGCCATCGAGCGCATTTTCGAAGAAGAAGAATTAGATTTTTCCGATACCTGCATCGTCCGTCGTGAGATTAGCGTAAGTGGTAAATCGCGGGCGTTTGTCAATGACACACCCGTAAATTTAGAAACGCTCCGTCGGGTGTCGAGCCAGTTGATGGACATTCATTCGCAGCACGACTCCGTACTGCTCGGCTCCAATGAATATCAGTTGGAAATTGTAGATACCTATGCCCAGGACGATGCTTTACTGCGCCAGTATCGAACTGATTATCAAGAGTATAGAGTCAAAAAATCTGTCTACGATCAGCTTCAGAGCGAGGCTGCGGCTATGCGTAAAGAGTTTGATTATAACAGTTTTCTGTATGAAGAACTCAGCAAAGCACAGCTACAACCCGACGAGCAGGAAACACTCGAACAGGAGTTGACCATTCTGGAGAATGCAGAAGATATAAAAGCCCGGCTCCAGTTGGCGTATGAATATTTAGACAATACCGAACAGTCGATTATTGACTTTTTAAAAGGTGTAGTCAGTAATCTGGCCTATATCAGTAAGCTCTCGGACCAATACGAACAATTGCAGCAACGGGCACAAAGCAGCCTGATTGAACTGCGCGACCTGGCCGATGAAATCAGTACTGAACAGGACCGGGTAGACATTGACGACGCCCGCGCCGAAACCATCCGCGAACGGCTTAACCTGCTGTATCAGCTTCAGACCAAGCACCAGGCTAAAGACGTAGCTGCACTCATTGCCCTGCGCGACGAGCTGGGGCAGAAGGTGAGCAAAGTACTGAATTTGGACGACAGCTTAGCCGCTGCTAAAGCCGACGCCGAAAACGCCCGCGCCCAGTTGCTGGTCAGTGCGCAGGCTTTGTCTGCGGCCCGGCTCGCGGTGTTGCAGCCTATAGAAACCGAAATTGGCGGGCTGCTACACGACCTCGGTATGCCCAATGCATCGCTGAAAATTCAGGCTGAAACGGGTAAACCTACACCTACCGGCATCGATACTATCTCATTTCTGTTCAGTGCCAACAAGGGTATAAAGCCACAGCAGTTGAAAAACGTGGCCTCAGGCGGTGAGTTTTCGCGATTGATGATGGCGATTAAATACATTTTAGCCAGCAAACGCTCGTTGCCAACAATCATTTTCGATGAAATTGACACGGGCGTATCCGGCGAAATTGCCATTAAAATGGGCAATATGATGCGTGAAATGGCGCATAACCACCAACTCATTGCCATTACACACCTGCATCAGATTGCGGGTCAGGGTAACGCGCATTATTTTGTGTATAAAGATCACTCTGCCGATAAAACCGTTAGCCGTATCAGAAAGTTGACGTTTGACGAGCGCGTGAATGAGATTGCCCAGATGATTGGCGGTAAGAATCCATCGGCGAGTGCGCTGAAAAATGCCCGCGAGATTCTGAAACAGCGAACGGCTGCAACCGTCAAGTAGTAAACCGGTAAAACTGTCTTCGTAGAAAAAATAGTTATGTGTCTATGAGAAACTGGTTTACCACTTGTGTGCTGGTGCTTTCGGGTTTGCTGGTATCGGCATGTCGTATGCAAGATGCTGTTGATCAGGCCGAAAACGAGGTTTTCGCCATTCATGATCAGGTTATGCCCAAGACCAGTCAGATTCTTGCGCTGCGAAAACGCCTGACGGAGCGCGTAGCCGAATTAGATAGTCTGAAACAAACAGGTTCGGCAGTTGCCACCCTGCGTACCGACGAAGAACGCGAACAGGCGTTACGCATCAAACGAAACTTAACCGAAGCCGACAGCCTGATGTTGTTATGGATGAACCAATACAACAGCGATACGCTCGATAAGCTATCGGAGGAAGATGGTTTGCGTTATTTAGACACCCAAAAAGAGCAGATTACGCATATCAAAACGAAAGTTGACGGCAGCATTCAGCAGGCCAGAAAGTTTTTAGATGAGAGCTAACCAAATCAGATTTCCGGCAGGCATGGCCCTGTTGACCGCTACGCTGCTCTATAGCCTTTCCTGTCAGAGCGATGATGAAATTAAACGGCAACGCTACATTACGGAAGGCATTCTGGTCTACAAAAATAACTGTGCCAACTGCCACCAAACAGACGGGAAAGGTCTGGCGGCACTCTATCCGCCCCTCGCCGGATCTGATTATTTAGCCAAAAAAGACAGCGTAATTTGTTTGATTCGGTATGGTCAGCAGGGCCCGATTGTGGTGAATGGCAAGCGATACAACCGCCCGATGCCCGCCCAACCCCAACTTAGTGACCTTGAAATTGCTGAATTAGTGACCTACATCTACAACGAGTGGGGCAATGAAACCAAAGTAACCGACGTCAAAGAAGTAAAGCCGGTGCTGGAAGCATGTCGGAGGTAACGACACGGTAGTGGTTCTTCCGGCGATTTGTCAGATGCTTTCTACGGTATGACCAACGGTTTCGGCTTCGGTGGGTTCATACTTGTAATCGCGCTGCAAATAAAGACGGAATGTAGTGCCTTCGTTTTCACTGCTTTCTACTTGAATTTCAGCCTTATTAGCGTCTACAAGCTCTTTCACAAAATTTAGCCCTATGCCTAATCCGGGTTCGTTTCTGGTCCCGAACCGGACTGATTTCCGGGATAGTGTGAAGAGCGTAGTGAGCGTATCGGCAGGAATACCTACCCCCGTGTCGGTTATTATGAGACAAATTTTATGCCTATGATATTTGTGCGCAACTGCAATTGAACCACCAGGTCGGGTAAATTTCACCGCGTTTTGGAGCAGGTTACGAATGATAATTGATAAGTGATTCGGATCAGCAAAAGCACATAGATTTTCGGGTAAAGCAGATCGTAAGTCAATGCGTTTGTCATCGGCAACGGTCTGTAGCAAACGAATTTCCTGCGCTACTATGGCCGATAGAGATACAACGGCTGGTTCGGCACGAAGGCCGCCAAGCTGCGCCACCGACCAGCTTAACAAACTCTCTAACAGGTTGCTAACCTGAGTGAGCCGATCCGATAAGCTTTGTACTGATTGATTAAATTCGGCTTTGCTCAATACACCCCAATCGTGGAGGGCAATAAAGTTTTTCAGGCCCGCAACCGGCGACCGAAGATCGTGCGACAAAATGGTAAACAGCTTGTCTTTCGTCTGATTTAGCTGCATTAGCTGGATGCGCTGTCGCTCGATACGCCATCGACTGTGAAAGAGTACGATCAAAAAACTTAACAATAGTACAGAGACGCTAAAAACTATAAGGTTATAAATACGTTGCTGTCGTTGCTTTGTTTCGAGGGTTGCCAATTCCTTTTCTTTCCGTTCAATAGCTACAGCCGCCTTAAGTTCAGCCACCTGAATTTTGGCATCACGGGTTTGGCGAACGCGCTGTAGCCATAACTGTATTTGATTTATCGTCTTACTTAGTCCGTAAGCACGTTTGTAGTCGTTCTGGGCCAGATATAGTTCTGTAAGCGTTCGGTAATAGTGGAGTAAATGCAGTGTGTCGGGCTTCACACGCTTTTGCT from Spirosoma montaniterrae encodes:
- a CDS encoding ATP-binding protein; amino-acid sequence: MMGIGTRAVCSPDSLRRQLISTTSDSARGQIAWTLAVYYEPEQTDSCLYYLYQSLGSMQRAGNTSGVARAMHRLGHMYLYVVKDEARAIHWITKAKAIATRHNDHRHLAACYQLLCVVAVHQRMQSLPELMNLALLHAQKTNDWEVRADVYGLCSEINILQQRYSQAKPYCLRTMHIYEQHDVDRWITIGLDYCKILQAQGQHKQALAVARRLAAAKSKLRQSRGFFIYSNDMAQLAIFLKQYDEAESYLLKGLSHEQKRVKPDTLHLLHYYRTLTELYLAQNDYKRAYGLSKTINQIQLWLQRVRQTRDAKIQVAELKAAVAIERKEKELATLETKQRQQRIYNLIVFSVSVLLLSFLIVLFHSRWRIERQRIQLMQLNQTKDKLFTILSHDLRSPVAGLKNFIALHDWGVLSKAEFNQSVQSLSDRLTQVSNLLESLLSWSVAQLGGLRAEPAVVSLSAIVAQEIRLLQTVADDKRIDLRSALPENLCAFADPNHLSIIIRNLLQNAVKFTRPGGSIAVAHKYHRHKICLIITDTGVGIPADTLTTLFTLSRKSVRFGTRNEPGLGIGLNFVKELVDANKAEIQVESSENEGTTFRLYLQRDYKYEPTEAETVGHTVESI